tccttctgcgactggaagacttgtaagtaatttaagtcgtctggaaagtcttccaactggacgacttagtagatgacttaaatataagtcgtccatttggaagactttccagacgacttaattataagtcgtctactaagtcgtctggacttatattgttgtctttgattattttgcagacaaaaaggatggatattccagaactcccccgtaggttatacacatcaggggaagaaccagaagcccacaatagcatttcgtatcatacggataacagcaagttgcatactgctcttaggaaagctcttactgatgacgaatttgaagagctcaaggagtcgagtttgggagttttcatcaagttcaaggagcagggatttggttgggcttcaaggctggttcactacatgctcagtttcaagctggacattaagaagaagtatgagatgtggtctctcgttggtccagaacctttgaggttttcactgttagagtttgaaaacctcactggtctaaactgcgagtacatcgaggaccttgagacaccaaaatgtgacgttaccccagagatggtttctttctgggggatgctgggagttcatctggaagctgggccaactactgatcagataatagcagcactgcagagatgcggggattggtccagggaagatcgcaagcggctcgcgtacctctccatcttcactggattcattgaagggagaaagttttcaaccactacacgatctactctggcaaggctagtgatggatttagaacggtttgagaattatccatgggagAGAGTCgcatttaaggtgctgatggactctttgtggaacaaagaaattgctggctgttacaccgtggatgggtttatacaagttcttcagctctggacgtacacagctatgccggaattgggtgctagtattggtggtcccagagcagacagtccgtctccaccgatacttctaacttgttatatttaatatgcagcatatagatgcttggattaatgtgctaaggcagaggtatcaggagaacccacaagctttcaggagcgagcgaatgtgcttcctggatcacaacttttcccagtcttggagagagcagtatcacctcttcaaaacatcggaacctgatcacaaaggtttaggaagagttctacctggtggggcgtcgtatttttatgacggatcaataccttcattttgccaatcaaacaagaagtggggggaggacattgatgatatctatgcgccagtgaacttggacgacaagcattgggttgctatttggatatcgatccctaagaggcacatagtcgtctgggacagcataccttcatctagtgtaccagacgcatgggatgcgataatggagccttttctccagatggtcccttatctgcttgttgagtgcgcagccaccgacgaaatacgggtcaaatacgggttggagccatacacatatgagagaccgctgaaaggtgtacccacggccaacaatggtgattgtggcgtgtacactgtaaagtacattgaatgtcatgctctcggtgtctcctttgaccctaaagactttgctaggtgcaacgcaaagaaaatgagggataatatggcggtggatatatggaaggagcttgttgatcagcatctaaaagaaaatgtggatggtgataggTTCGTGGGCTTGTATGATTAGattagtgtttgtatttgaacttgtctttgtatttgaatatataagttgaacttgtaaatatataagttgtaaatatataagttgtctggaagattagtgtttgtatttgaacttgtaaatatataagttgtctggaagaaataagtcgtctggaaggttttccaactggacgacttacaaataagtcgtctagaaggtttggacgacttacaaataagtcgtcctcgggttgcccaaggaaacaccttatcacacgcacttttaatggccttgtgccggtcggagactatcaccagaggcttgtcatgagatatacaactagccaattttgtgaaaaaccattcccaagaaggtatatcttcctcatccacgatcccaaaagccaatgggaatatctgaaaattgccatcttgtgcggctgcaactaacatagttcctccatactttccacttaggtgagttccatccaccacaatgacccttctctgatacttaaaacctttgatagaagctccaaaagagagaaatagatacttaaatcttttcatagaatcaagttctatcgccgtgatagaatcaggatttgcaatggagatttgctcgagatatgatgccagacgcgaatacccttcttctgctgatcctctcaccaatctttgtgcatataacagtgctctgtatgaagtggtgtaatcaagcgccatgccaaacatgttcctcattgcatcagtgatatgctgcggagttatcccatcaatgattccaacacgatcaatgaaaagactacctacatacttcggagtacagtgtctccgctgagcgattcggtctcccgctgagcataaatgtttttccacatactttgttacccaaaacgtgtttgtcccatgtttgacactcgctctgaccttccatccacaatagctaaccggacatgttgccacaacgagagttttcgttgatttgtataatttgaaagaaaacttatccctcactgctgccaaccgcagctctgaaagcagagcacccttgctaacaaaactctggttgacatagatactggtaccattcgattttcctccttcaatagcatttgtcttagcatatgtcttttggatttcttcaaaacaaatattatcatcatcttcctcgtcctcatctggaacctttccataaagactgtaatccccaccattctgatccgtttcaccaacaatagaattatcagcatcctcctccccattttcctcctcctcatcttcttcccattcaccagcttcatcattatcaccaacatcttcttcccattcaccagcttcatcattatcaccaacatctttttcccattcaccagcttcatcaatatcccttttctctgaaaccgtttcgaccttgctgcggcttgatacacaaagacatactctatgggttttgagtatctccagcaagtttcgaacttgtctatcacttgtaacatgaatgggaagactgcctggagccatcatcatttctgctggtaatgagtagctaatctccacactcactgttctcatgtccaggttataatcttcttgagccattgcaacaagttcagaatgtgttgaatcttcattcaataaaaacaatcttcctcctttgagatcatcaaccacaaaatcccaacgaaaatctctcaacaaccattctccatacactgcatgtaactgaaaaatcatctgcaaatattcaaaataaaacacattagtaaacatagagaaaagggaaatgaagaagttcaataaacattgccgcagacgacttagcattaagtcgtccagaagacttaaaggtaagtcgtctaaagaggtcacttttgcaattgaaaattaaaagggacgacttaattctaagtcgtccggctttgtttgttaaaaaaaaaacttcagacgacttatatataagtcgtctacgagaaacgggctagttttgcatttgaccgaatcgtgtcagatctttgactatttctggacgacttataattcagtcgtctctgggtaagttaaaatttcaatattttatgaaaacttgacgacttacacgtaagtcgtcctaggttagttttgtaattgaaaaataaaacttgaaatttaactttctccagacgacttagatgaaagtcgtccagctaaacgacttaatttaaggtcgtccgggataagcaaggtttgaccagaaaattgggaaaaattctggacgactttgctttccccggacgactttaaattaagtcttctggagggacgactttatattaagtcgtctggttaaagttaaattatgaagttttatttttcaattacaaaactaacctaggacgacttacacgtaagtcgtcaagttttcataaaatattgaaattttaactttcccagagacgactgaattataagtcgtccagaaatagtcaaagatctgacacgattcggtcaaatgcaaaactagcccgtttctcgtagacgacgtatatataagtcgtctgaagtgttttttttaacaaacaaagctggacgacttaatttaagtcgtccgtttgaccagaagactcatcagtaagtcttctacatacagatgacttactagtaagtcttctacgcgaacagatcttgaaaaaaaattcaaattcgtaccttaaactaggtgagatgacttcgtttgcacacagggtcttctccaaccacccagaacctcaaacgaaagcaaccgtaagtcaaaacgaaagaaatatggctctgcaaccatagcccatattttgaatcaaaagcttgagttttttggatgaatatagagagaaagtgaaagaaatgttgtttttagttcataacaattgaaacagagagagtgtaaagagatttacgtgcattaaagggcattaaaagctctaaacagttcgtacaaggttgttgccactattcattgcagtggcagtattgtaaatacttgaagaagatgaggttgagacagtaaagaagccattttcgaaaaaaaaaaaaaaaaatgttaatggcattttcgtagataaagtgcaggtgtggggttaaaatctcaaaaaaaaaggagtcaaaagaaaagattagttttctgtttgactccaagttttgagtcacttttgcaaaaagccctaatCAACTATAAAAACTTTATGTTTTTTGTCAACGAACTGTGTGTTttcgtaacttttttttttcaacattttCATTAGCTTTAAAACAGAGTACAATGATCATAGCTCAGTAGCTGATCATTGTACTCTGTTTTAAAGCTAATGaaaatgttgaaaaaaaaaagttacgaaAACACACAGTTCGTTGACAAAAAACATAAAGTTTTTATAGTTGATTAGCATTGCTCACCAACAACAGCAGAATATTACTAATAAATCCTTTTTTCTTGTgaatttcataatataataagataaaaaCACCAATAGACAAAGAGACCAATTTATTAAAtgccaagaaaaaaagaaaaagtgcaCCATGAATTGCAATTATTCTCCTCTGCTCTGCTTTCATGActgttttcttttctccaaTAAAACAAGActtttctagttttaaaatgttacttAACACTATTCCAGATTTGATTAGAAACTTAATcactttaattaattaaactttTGTTAATCATATCATTTAACAGTACtacttatttataatttacatattttcagAAAAAACCCATAACCGAACTTTATAACAGCAGCAAAAAGCTACATGTAATCGGCGGAATCTCTCACTTTATTCTCTTGTCTCTAACTTTTGCCATTGTTGGTCGAAAGCTAAATCCTTTTCAGCAAATCTATTACAGGTACGCAtctcaaaaaccctaatttcattaCCGTCTTTGTCGTGGGTTAttgttctttttctttcctGATCTGATATCTCTCATCTCCTTCGCCATTCTCGAGATCTCATTATTAAACTTTATCCACTGAATTGTTCTGAAGCTTTCTTAACGATAACGTAAATGTTGGCCGACAAACAAAAGAAGCAAAATTGGCTTATGTTTCTCACTAACTAGTTCAAGTAATGTTTCTCTTTCTGGGATGTCTGATCTGCTAGATTTGTCTGCAGGCAGGTTGGTTTTGCTTAAGCCAAGATTCGATTGGCATTGCCTTGAGAGTTAAATCTTCAATTGGGCTTACATCAAGATCTATTACCTGAGTGCCTATTTCCTGATTTGGATCATCAGAGTGTAAAAACCTAAACTTTCTTCTTAGGATTGTGAGCCTCAAGCTTTTCCACAGATGGGCTTGATCAGGTGATGAGACTATGTACTACTTCAAGATTGGGACAGCAAGAGGAAGTATTTGGTTTCTGATATGACAAGTCCTTGGTACAAGAGTCTTTCCTCTGTTTTTGGTCTCAGAGGGTTGCTGTTCTTTATACTCGGTGTCGTGGCTCTTGTTACCATTTTAGCACCATTGACATCAAACTCATACGAAGCTTCTTCAGCGCTAGTTCCCAACGTTTATAGTAACTATAGGAGGATAAAGGAGCAAGCTGCTGTTGATTATCTTGATCTGAGGTCTCTCTCACTAGGGACTACTCTTAAAGAGTTTCCTCTGTGTGGTAAAGAAAGAGAGAGCTATGTGCCTTGTTATAACGTCACAGCGAATTTACTTGCTGGGCTTCAAGAGGGTGATGAGTTGGATCGACACTGCGAGTTTGAGAGAGATGAGGAGAGATGTGTAGTGCGTCCTCCAAAGGACTATAAAATACCACTTAGGTGGCCACTTGGTAGAGATATCATATGGAGTGGGAACGTGAAAATAACCAAAGACCAGTTGCTTTCTTCAGGAACCGTGACAACGAGGTCCTTTTCTTGCTTTTTGACACTTGACAGTTTcttaaaatatagtttctcatcTTTTTTGGTTGTTGTCATTGTTAGGTTAATGTTGCTTGAAGAGAATCAGATCACCTTTCACTCGGAAGATGGCTTGATCTCTGATGGGGTCAAAGACTACGCTCGTCAAATTGCTGAGATGATAGGCTTAGGAAGCGATACTGAGTTTGCTCAAGCTGGTGTAAGTCTTACTAGCTTTTATATAGGCGTGCGGGTTAGGTtagttcgtttttttttgtgtcgGTTGGTTCTCAGAATTcggttggtttggttcggtttggctGAATCGTCGAACTGAACCGAAAAAAGTTTGGCACGGTTTTCGGTTAGCttggtttaaaaaaatttctatagaacttggttaaattttgatttaaattggtaaaaaattcaaaattttttggTTAAGTTAGGTTATTTCAGTTTtgattttggttagttcggttcggAATTTTGGTGTAGTTTGGCTTATTTCTTTTTTAGAAAACCGAACTAACCGATTTAACAAACCGAAAAccgaagttaaaaaaaaaatttgctgaACTGAACCAAACCTCGTAAAGGAAACTGAACCCAAAACCGAACATTTCGGTTACGCAGGTTCGGTTCGGTTGCCTAATCTTATTCATTGTTTTTCAATTCCAGCTTCTGAGATTTCTTATGTTGCTTGCAGATACGGACTGTGTTAGACATCGGTTGCGGATTTGGTAGCTTTGGTGCACATCtagtgtctttgaagatgatgcCTATATGTATAGCAGAGTTTGAGGCAACTGGGAGCCAAGTCCAGTTAGCTTTAGAGAGAGGCCTTCCTGCAATGATTGGCAACTTTTTTTCAAAACAGCTTCCTTATCCAGCATTGTCTTTTGACATGGTCCACTGTGCTCATTGTGGTACTACTTGGGACATCAAAGGTAATAAATTGCATGTTCGGTTCATTGTCTTTGAAGTTGGGTGATCATGATGACGTTTTCTGTTTGTCCTTTGAGCAGATGCAATGCTACTTTTGGAAGTGGACCGTGTCCTGAAACCGGGAGGGTACTTTGTTTTGACCTCTCCAACAAACAAAGCGCAGGGAAACTTGCCAGACACGAAGAAGACGAGCATCTCAACGCGGGTGAATGAGTTGTCTAAGAAAATCTGCTGGAGTCTAACAGGGCAGCAGGATGAGACGTTTCTTTGGCAGAAAACTGTAGATTCAAGTTGCTATTCATTTCGGTAAGTATGATTGTGAAAGTGTATGTTTGGCTTTTTctaaatgttcaagaaatcgctaGGCGGTAGTTAAGCGTTTTATAGGGGATTATTGATTAGGCAAATGTCTAGACCAATTTTTTAACGGCTtaaccaattttttaaaaaatcattctaTAAAAAATCATTTCCGAATAGGAGCACTGCCTATatcgatttttagaacactggcTAATGTTGTTTGTTTCTTGTGTATAGGTCTGAAGCTTCTATACCTCTTTGCAAAGAAGGAGATAGTGTTCCGTATTACCACCCATTGGTTCCATGTATAAGCGGAACCACAAGTAAACGCTGGATCCCTATTCAGAATAGATCTGATGTTTCATTAACTACCTCAGCTGAGCTTGAAATCCATGGAAAGTGTTTCTTCCTCTTTCTCATTCATTCTTTCCGTTTCACTTGGTACTTACAGTTTCTCAATGTTTCAGGTTTAAAACCTGAAGAGTACTTGGAAGATACACAAGTATGGAGATCAGCACTTAAGAACTACTGGTCCTTGCTTACACCTTTGATATTCTCTGACCACCCGAAGAGACCCGGTGACGAAGACCCTCTCCCTCCTTTTAACATGATACGCAATGTGCTGGACATGAATGCTCGCTTCGGGAACTTAAATTCTGCGTTACTCGACCAAGGAAAGTCCGCTTGGGTGATGAACGTTGTCCCAGTCAATGCGCGTAACACTCTTCCTATCATACTTGATCGTGGCTTTGCCGGTGTTCTACATGACTGGTGAGTGCGTATATTGTTAAAGATGCCCTTCTTTTCGAATAAGAGATTCTTGAATATGTTTTTGCTCACTGCGCAGGTGTGAACCATTCCCAACGTATCCACGAACATATGACATGCTTCATGCTAATGAACTTCTCACGCTCCTTAGCTCAGAACGGTGCAGCCTAATGGACTTGTTCTTGGAGATAGATCGGATTCTTCGCCCAGAGGTTCATATTATAAACTACCATTCTTGTTTTTTCCGAAAGAAAACTTTGACATTTGTGTGATTGGTTTAATAGGGATGGGTTGTTATAAGCGACAAGCTGGGAGTAATCGAGATGGCGCGTGCACTGGCAACACGAGTGCGGTGGGAAGCACGAGTCATTGATCTTCAAGACGGTAGCGACCAAAGACTTCTCGTCTGTCAAAAACCATTTCTCAaaaagtaacattaaaaatgtatatatattcttcTTTTCACTACACATAAACAACACTCACTAGTCACTACTACACAGTATTTTCACGGGTAAGTTCTCtgtaaagaagaacttgaagAAGCTTTTGTAATGAGTGGAAGCTGTTAGCTTTGagtagaaggaaaaaaaaaagttagattcAATATTCTttgattcttctttttcttgtttaacTTTGCTCTTGAACAGAACTGTAGCTTCTATATTTTTCATTCATCCTATTTTTGTttgatctttatttttttttgtaaacgaGATTGCTTCTTGttatttcatttttgaaatGTATTTTTTGAAGGTACTGAGATGATAGTAAAGTGAGTTATGTACACGAAATATATTCATAAGTCTATGAATTTGTTAAACTCCCGAGTCCCGAGGAAGATGTTTTAGGATGTGTAATTATAATGCATTGTTTGTATAAGCTCAAAATAGGGAAAATCGCATTTTAAACTCCAACATTCTCGCACTTTAAACACTGAACGTTTTTTACTAGCATTTTAAATCTtgaaagtgacatttttatcgTAACAAACCTCCAATGAAGTTTACTTGTTTACCAAGTTAACGAGTTGACCTATACTGTTCATTTTGTGATAACGTGtcggtttttttttaaaaaataaaaaataaaatacatagaaaattcgaaaaaattcaaaaaatatgaaaatatatcattttaataaataataccaATAGTatgattaattttgaaaatttaacaagttaagtattaataaatcaaaaaaattaaaaaaaatcaaaaaccaaaaaccagaaTCTAGTATCACCATTcaagttattatattatatatatttattggtttataattggattaatttttaaaatatttattttatttttaattttgaaatgttattttttatattttttttttgaaattttagatttttt
This genomic stretch from Brassica napus cultivar Da-Ae chromosome C9, Da-Ae, whole genome shotgun sequence harbors:
- the LOC106437938 gene encoding probable methyltransferase PMT5 is translated as MTSPWYKSLSSVFGLRGLLFFILGVVALVTILAPLTSNSYEASSALVPNVYSNYRRIKEQAAVDYLDLRSLSLGTTLKEFPLCGKERESYVPCYNVTANLLAGLQEGDELDRHCEFERDEERCVVRPPKDYKIPLRWPLGRDIIWSGNVKITKDQLLSSGTVTTRLMLLEENQITFHSEDGLISDGVKDYARQIAEMIGLGSDTEFAQAGIRTVLDIGCGFGSFGAHLVSLKMMPICIAEFEATGSQVQLALERGLPAMIGNFFSKQLPYPALSFDMVHCAHCGTTWDIKDAMLLLEVDRVLKPGGYFVLTSPTNKAQGNLPDTKKTSISTRVNELSKKICWSLTGQQDETFLWQKTVDSSCYSFRSEASIPLCKEGDSVPYYHPLVPCISGTTSKRWIPIQNRSDVSLTTSAELEIHGLKPEEYLEDTQVWRSALKNYWSLLTPLIFSDHPKRPGDEDPLPPFNMIRNVLDMNARFGNLNSALLDQGKSAWVMNVVPVNARNTLPIILDRGFAGVLHDWCEPFPTYPRTYDMLHANELLTLLSSERCSLMDLFLEIDRILRPEGWVVISDKLGVIEMARALATRVRWEARVIDLQDGSDQRLLVCQKPFLKK